GGAAGCCGAGGCCCGCGCTGCGGTGCTGGCATGGCTGGACGATACGAGCCAGATCGTGCCGCCCTATTCTGCGGCCAAGCACAAGGGCAAGGCGTTGTACGCGCTCTCCCGGGAAGGCAAGGAAGTCCCGGAAAAGCGAAAAGAAATACGAATTTCAGGGGCGGAGGTCGTCTCCATCGACCTGCCCCGCATAGATTTCCGGGTGCGCTGCGGCGCAGGCACGTATATCCGGTCCCTGGTCCACAGCCTGGGGATGCGGCTTGGATGCGGCGCATACATGACGGCGCTTACCCGGGAACACAGCCACCCCTTCGACCTTGCCGAGGCGCATTCTCTGGATGATGTCCTGGGCGAGCCGGAGGCTTTGGCCGGACGGGTCCTTTCCCTGGACCGCTCGCTTCCGCACTGGCCGCGGCACACGCTCTCCGAGCGCGATGCCGCCCTGGTGAAAAACGGCGCGCAGCTCGAATGCGGCGCCGAAGGAGACGAGGCGGACGATCAGGGGCGGATCATGTTCCTTTCTCCGCAAGGAGAGGCCCTGGCCCTGGCGCAGAAGGCCGAACGGGGCGGCGCAACGGTGTGGGCGCTGCTGCGCGGACTCTGGCGGTCCTGAGCGCGCCCGATGGCATGAACGCCCCGCAAGAGGCAAACACGGAGGATACTGCTGTGGTCATGACCCCTGAGGACAAGGCTGAGGTAATCGAGAAGTACAAGACGAAAGACGACGACACAGGCTCGCCCGAGGTCCAGGTTGCGCTGCTCACGCATCGCATCTCCTACCTCACCGAGCACTTCAAGACCCACAAGAAGGACTACCATTCCCGGACAGGCCTTCTGAAACTTGTCGGTCAGCGTCGCAAACTCTTGAACTATCTCAAGAAGAAAGACGTTCAGCGCTATCGCGACCTCATTCAGAGGCTCGAACTGCGCAAGTAGCGCATTTTCTGAACAACGCGGCGGCGAGGCCCGGGACGGTTCCCGGGCTTCGCACGCGTTGCGACCACGCGCCCTGACCTCCTCGCGCAATCTGGTACTGATCCGGCCTCCCGCCGGGCGGGCCAGAACCAGATTGCGGGATAAGGCAGGGCGGCACAAAAACGAGGTACACATGCAATCCAATTTCGACGCCACCCGTCTGACCGTCAATGCCGGCGGCAAAGAGGTCATCCTGGAAACAGGGCGGCTCGCCAATCAGGCCGACGGCGCTGTCTGGGTCCAGTGCGGCGGCACCGTGGTCCTGGTCACCGTAGTGTCCCAGCCCCTGGACCGGGACATCAGCTTCTTCCCCCTGGTGGTGGACTACCAGGAGAAGATGTATGCAGCCGGCCGCGTGCCTGGCAGCTTCTTCCGCCGTGAGATGGGACGACCCAGCGAGCGCGAGACGCTTTGCTCCCGCCTCATCGACCGGCCCATACGCCCGCTCTTTCCCAAGGGCTTCCGCGATGAGGTCCAGGTTCTGGCCACCGTGCTTTCCGCCGATCAGGAGAATGACCCGGATGTGCTCGCCATCACCGGCGCGTCCGCCGCGCTTCACCTTTCGCAGATCCCGTTCAGCGGTCCCATTGCCGGCGCCCGCGTGGCGTATGTCGACGGCGAATTCGTCTTCAATCCGGTGGGCGAGCAGATCGAGAAATCCACTCTGAACATGGTCCTCGCCGCTTCCGAAGAGGCCGTGGTCATGGTCGAGGGCGCTGCGGATTTCGTGCCCCACGAGATCATGTCCAAGGCTCTCGAGTTCGGACAGGCGGAGCTCCAGCCCCTGCTCCAGGCCCAGCATCAGCTGCGCGAGAAGGTCGGCAAGGCCAAGATGGAGTTCGTTCCCCATCAGGACGATGCCGATCTGGTGGCCGCCATCGAGGAGCTCGCTACGGACGATCTGATGAAGGCTGTGACCATCCCCGAGAAGATGGCACGCAAGGAAGCGCGCACCGCCGTGAAGAAAAAAATCCTCGCGGCGCTGGAGGAAGATCCCCGCTTCGCCGAGAAGCCGGAGGTCCTCAGGCACGCGCCCGATCTGCTCGGCGCTCTCGAGAAGAAGCTCGTGCGTAAACGCATCAAGGAAGAAGGCGTGCGCCTGGACGGCCGCGACCTGACCACCGTGCGCAAGATCACTGCCGACGTGGGCCTGCTGCCTCGCACCCACGGCTCCGCCCTCTTCGCCCGCGGCGAAACCAAGGCTCTCTGCGTGGCCACCCTTGGCTCCGGCCGGGACGAGCAACGTGTGGAGACCCTCATGGGCGACGAGAGCAAGCGCTTCATGCTCCACTACAACTTCCCGCCCTATTGCGTGGGAGAGGTGAAGATGGTTCGCGTGTCTCGCCGGGAGATCGGCCACGGCAACCTGGCCGAGCGCGCCATCCTGCCCATTCTGCCCTCTGCCGAGGACTTTCCCTTCACCATGCGTATCGTTTCCGAGGTCATGGAGTCCAACGGCTCCTCGTCCATGGCTACGGTGTGCGGCGCTTCCATGGCGCTCATGGACGCCGGTGTGCCGGTCACCAAGCCCGTTGCCGGCATCGCCATGGGCCTCATCAAGGAAGGAGACGAATACTACGTGCTCACGGACATTCTCGGCGACGAGGACGCCCTGGGCGACATGGACTTCAAGATCGCCGGCACCGAGGAAGGCATCACCGCCTTCCAGATGGACATCAAAATCGCCGGCATCCCGCCGGAGGTCATGTCCCGTGCCCTGGCGCAGGCGCGCGACGCCCGCGTGCACATTCTCGGCGAGATGAACAAGATCCTCGCCCAGCCGCGGCCCGAGCTTTCGGACTACGCGCCCCAGCTCGCGATCGTGCAGGTGGACCCCGAGGTCATCCGGATGGTCATTGGCCCCGGCGGCAAGAACATCAAGCAGATCACCGCGGACACCGGCGCCGACGTGGACATCGAGGACTCCGGCAAGGTCTCCATCTTCGCTCCCAACAAGGAAGCGCTGGAGATGGCCAGGGAACGCGTCCTCTACTTTGACCAGAAGCCTGAAGTGGGTGAAACCTATGAAGGTCCGGTCAAGAAGATCCTTGAGATCGGCGCCATTGTGGAAATCCTGCCCGGCGTCGAAGGCCTCGTGCACATCTCCCAGCTCGCGCTGGAGCGCGTGGACAAGGTGACCGACGTGGTCAACCTGGGCGACACCATCAAGGTCAAGTGCCTTGAAGTGCTTCCCGGCGGCAAGATGCGCCTGTCCCGCGCGGCGGTTCTCGCCGAGGAGCAGGGCATCGAGTTCAAGGACAACCCGCCCCGTCGCGGCGGCGGAGGACGCAGCGGCGACCGTCGCGGACGCGACGATCGTGGTCCGCGCGGCGGCCGCGGAGGCGATCGCGGAGACCGCGGCCCCCGCGGCAACCGCAACGACTAACCTGGTTTGCACAACCGGGGCGGACTCGCCGTTCGCCCCGGTTTTTTGTGAAGCAGCCCCTGCATCCACGCGATGAAGGAATTCCGGCCAGAGGGACTTCCCATGCACTGTGCGACAGGCCGGTCGTATGCCCGGCGTTTGCGAATACTCCCACTGCTTTGTCTCGCCCTTTTCTTGGGCGTCACACCTGCTTTCGCTGTGGATTCCGTTCCACAGGTCGTGACGGCCAAGCCGTCCACACGCGAAGCCACCCTGACGGCGTTCACCCGCGCCGGCACCGTCATGACGTTGGTCAACGAGGTCGCCGGCAAGGTTCTTTCCGTGAATGCGGATATCGGTGACACAATCGACGAGAGCGGCGTTTTTGCCCGGCTGGACGACACCTTCACCCGCCTGGAGCTGGACAAGATCCTCGTGCAGCAGGAAAAACTGCGCTCCAACATCGCGTACTACGCCAAGGAGGTCGGTCGCTTTCAGGAGCTGGTCAAACGCGACAGCGCCGCCCAGTCCCAGCTGGACAAGCTCGAACTCGAACTCGCCCTGGCACGGCACGAACTGGACAGTCTGGATGTGGAGGAGCAGCGCCTGCGCGAACAGCTCCAGCGATTCATCATCACGGCGCCGCCGCACTGGTCCGTCATGGAACGCCACGTGGAGCCTGGCGAGTGGATCAACACAGGCGAGAAGCTTGCCGAGCTTGGCGATTTCCGCGTGCTCGTCGCGCCATTCGGCCTCTCACCCGGGGAGTTCGACTGGCTCATGACGCAGAACGGATCAGTCTCCATCACCGCGCCGGATGTTCCCGGCGGCCCCCGTACCATCGAAGCCCGGGTGGGCCGCATCTCTCCCGGCTTCAACCCCGAGACGCGCAAGATTCATGTGGAGCTGGAGATACAGGCTCAGCCCCCGCTGATGCGAGGCGGCCAGCGCGTGGAGCTCTCCATGCGCCTTCCGGAAGCGCGGGACACCGTGCTCCTTCCGCGCGCGGCTGTCGTCTACAAGTACGACGAATACTGGGTCACGCGCGAGGACGGCACCGAGGTCAAGGTAGTGCTTCTGAGCGAAGGGCCTGACAGCACCGTTCGCGTAACATCCCCGGAGATCAAACCCGGCGATACGTTTCTCACAACGCAGTCCATCTTCTGAGCCGAGACGCGCAGCCGCACTGGATTTTTTCATGGCCTCACAGGATACGCCCTTGCTTATTGACACCAGTGACCGCGCGGCACAGGACCCGGCCGTTGCAGGCGGCAAGGCAGCCGGCATTGCCAGACTTGGCGTCAAAGGACTGCCTGTAGTCGCGGGCCTTGTGGTCACCACCCACGCGTACCGCCTCTTCCTGAAACATTCCGGACTGGACGCAATACTTGCCAGTACCGTCGAGGGCAAAGATTTCCGGTCCATGCGCTGGGAAGCCGTGTGGGACGTGAGCCTTGAGATTCGAAACCGCTTCCGCCGTGCACGCATTTCCGATACTATCAGGGATAACGTGCTCGATTCGCTAGCCGCGCATCCGCAGCCCGCACCACTCGCCCTGCGCTCGTCCGCCTCGTCCGAGGATGCGCCTGGGCACTCCTTTGCCGGGCTGCACGATTCCTTTCTCGATCTGCCTGACGCCGAAGCGGTGGTGGACCACCTGCCTCTGTTATTCGCGTCCCTCTGGTCGGACCGCGCCCTGCTCTACCGTAGCGAGCTCGGACTCGATCCCTCGCACAGCGGCATGGCGGGACTCATCCAGCCCATGATAGCCGGCCGAGCATCCGGCATCTGCTTCACCAGAAGCCCCATGGACGAACGGCGTCTCATGGTGGAGGCGCACGACGGCCCGGGCATCGAACTCGTTTCCGGCGAGGCGGAACCGGCGCGCTGGACTGTGGACCGCCACTCCCGCAGGATACTCGACACCTCCGGTTCGGACATCGCCCTGTCCGAATCCAACATTCTGGACATCGCGGATCTCGCTCTGCGGGCTGAGCACCTCCTTGGAACGGCTTTGGACATCGAATGGGTCCTGCCAGAGCATTCCGATGATGTATTGCTGCTTCAGGCGCGGCCCGTAACATCCCTGCCCGGCGCCGACGAGAATGCGGGTGCGAAGCCATGGGAGCGAAAGGACCGCCGGCCGTGGGAAATGAGCCTGCGGCGCAGCTTTGGCCAGTTGCAGGAACTGCGCCGGCGCGTGGAAAACGAGATCATCCCGGCCATGCAGGCGGACGCCCGGAAAATGCACGAAACTGAGTCCACAACCTTAGACGACCAGGGTCTGGCGGGGGAGATAAAACGGCGGCTGCGTATTTATCGCGACTGGAACGACCGTTATTACGAGGAGTGTGTCCCTCTGGCCCATGCAGTGCGCCTGCTCGGGCAAGTCTACAACGACCGCGTCGCGCCGGATGATCCCTTCGCTTTCCGCGATCTGCTCGTGGGCGAGCGGCTCGAAGGAGTGGTGCGCAACGAGCAACTCGAGGACATGGCCGACCTGCTGCGCCAGGACCCGGCACTGCGCGAATCCGTGGGACGAGGCGAAGCGCCGGATAGCTCAGCCCTTACCTCACTCCTTGACGAATTCATGGAGCGCTATGGCGAGTTGACCTGTCACACCGCCTGGTGCGCGCAGGGCGAAGCCGCCGTACTGGACCTCATCCACGAGCTGTCCAAGCGGTCACGGCGGTCACCGCGCATACGGTCCGGCGGCGATGCAGAGCGCATCTTTCTGGGCAGCTTTCCGGAGCATGAACGCGAGTTCGGCAGTGAACTGCTGGAACTCGCCCGCGCAGCACACCGCATGCGTGACGACGACAATCTGGCCCTTGGCCGTGTGGAGGCAGCGCTCATGGACGCCGTGGAGGAAGGCCGGAGGCGGCTCGTCCCGCGGTTGGGCGAGGAGGCCCGTTCCCTGTCAGCAGAGAACACGGAGCGGTGCCTGCGCGACCCTGAATTCCACCCTGATTGCCCCCAGTGCGTGGAAAATCGCGGCGATGGTCCATCTGCCCGAAGAGACGAAGTGCACGGCCAGGCCGCGGGGCCCGGCATCGCCCAGGGGCCGGCCCGCATAGTGCGTTCCCGCGAGGACATCTACGCGCTGCGCAACGGCGAGGTGCTCGTGTGCGATTCCGTGGATCCCATGATGACTTTCGCCGTGCCCTTGGCGGCCGCTATCGTGGAGCGCCGGGGCGGCATGCTCGTGCATGGCGCGATCATAGCCCGGGAGTACGGCCTTCCCTGCGTTACCGGCGTGGCCGACGCCACTGAAATCTTCCAGGACGGCGAGATGCTCCTCGTCAATGGCGAGGACGGCGTGGTGCGCCGCATCGGCTCCGGAGGCCGCCCATGACCGGCCATGCCGCACCGAGCCTGGCCCGGGCATGGTTCAAGGCCGCGCGCCCGCTTTCGCTCATAAACCTGGTCTTCCCCCTCCTCATGGGTTTGGCCCTGGCGGTGCAGGCCCATAGCAGCTGGTCATGGCCGTTCTTCGCCGGCATCATGCTCTACGGCTGGCTCCAGCAGCTGGCCATCGTCTTTCTCAACGATTATTTCGACTACGAGGCCGACAGCATGAACCGGATGCCCACACCTTTCTCGGGTGGGTCGCGGGTGTTGCAGGACGGCCAGCTGGCGCCGCGCAGGCTGCTGCGCGCCGGGTTGTTCGCCACCGGCCTCGTGCTGTTGCTGGGAGTGGTCCTGAGCCTTGCCGGCCGTCCGTTCATGGCGGTGCTGTTCGCAGGCGGACTGGCTCTTCTGGCCGCATACAGCGCACCGCCAATTCGGCTCAACTATCGCGGCGGCGGAGAGCTGCTGCAGGGCCTGGGCTGCGGCGGGCTGCTTCCGGTCATTGGATTTTACGGCATCACAGGCAGCCTGGCTCATTTCCCCTGGCTGCTGCTCGCGCCGTTCGTTGTGCTGCACACGGCCAGCTCAGTGGCTACGGCACTGCCGGACGCACCGGCCGACGCCATGGCCGGCAAACGGACACTGCCCGCCATGATCGGGCCGCACCGTGCCGGCTACGTCGGGCTTGCCTTGGCCGTGTTCGCCGTGGGCGTCACCCCGCTTTGCGAACCCAGAATGGGCGTATGGTCCGGCGTGGCCCTCGGACTGGCTCTGGCACTGCTCGCCATTGCTTTTCCGCGGGTGCACCGCATGGGAAACGGCTCCGGTTCCCGTCGCGCGTTCATCATCTACATAGCGGCCATGCACCTCGCCTGCATCGCGTACGCGCTTGGCTTTGCTGCCGATGCGTTCCTC
Above is a genomic segment from Oceanidesulfovibrio indonesiensis containing:
- the rpsO gene encoding 30S ribosomal protein S15 — its product is MVMTPEDKAEVIEKYKTKDDDTGSPEVQVALLTHRISYLTEHFKTHKKDYHSRTGLLKLVGQRRKLLNYLKKKDVQRYRDLIQRLELRK
- the truB gene encoding tRNA pseudouridine(55) synthase TruB: MSQKRARPPQQDGVLVLDKPSGPTSTACLERIKRTLGQKKIGHAGTLDPLANGVLVVLLGQATKLAPYLTEGEKVYKGSLELGTATDTYDSQGEVVSTADWSHISEAEARAAVLAWLDDTSQIVPPYSAAKHKGKALYALSREGKEVPEKRKEIRISGAEVVSIDLPRIDFRVRCGAGTYIRSLVHSLGMRLGCGAYMTALTREHSHPFDLAEAHSLDDVLGEPEALAGRVLSLDRSLPHWPRHTLSERDAALVKNGAQLECGAEGDEADDQGRIMFLSPQGEALALAQKAERGGATVWALLRGLWRS
- a CDS encoding PEP/pyruvate-binding domain-containing protein; protein product: MASQDTPLLIDTSDRAAQDPAVAGGKAAGIARLGVKGLPVVAGLVVTTHAYRLFLKHSGLDAILASTVEGKDFRSMRWEAVWDVSLEIRNRFRRARISDTIRDNVLDSLAAHPQPAPLALRSSASSEDAPGHSFAGLHDSFLDLPDAEAVVDHLPLLFASLWSDRALLYRSELGLDPSHSGMAGLIQPMIAGRASGICFTRSPMDERRLMVEAHDGPGIELVSGEAEPARWTVDRHSRRILDTSGSDIALSESNILDIADLALRAEHLLGTALDIEWVLPEHSDDVLLLQARPVTSLPGADENAGAKPWERKDRRPWEMSLRRSFGQLQELRRRVENEIIPAMQADARKMHETESTTLDDQGLAGEIKRRLRIYRDWNDRYYEECVPLAHAVRLLGQVYNDRVAPDDPFAFRDLLVGERLEGVVRNEQLEDMADLLRQDPALRESVGRGEAPDSSALTSLLDEFMERYGELTCHTAWCAQGEAAVLDLIHELSKRSRRSPRIRSGGDAERIFLGSFPEHEREFGSELLELARAAHRMRDDDNLALGRVEAALMDAVEEGRRRLVPRLGEEARSLSAENTERCLRDPEFHPDCPQCVENRGDGPSARRDEVHGQAAGPGIAQGPARIVRSREDIYALRNGEVLVCDSVDPMMTFAVPLAAAIVERRGGMLVHGAIIAREYGLPCVTGVADATEIFQDGEMLLVNGEDGVVRRIGSGGRP
- a CDS encoding efflux RND transporter periplasmic adaptor subunit, encoding MDSVPQVVTAKPSTREATLTAFTRAGTVMTLVNEVAGKVLSVNADIGDTIDESGVFARLDDTFTRLELDKILVQQEKLRSNIAYYAKEVGRFQELVKRDSAAQSQLDKLELELALARHELDSLDVEEQRLREQLQRFIITAPPHWSVMERHVEPGEWINTGEKLAELGDFRVLVAPFGLSPGEFDWLMTQNGSVSITAPDVPGGPRTIEARVGRISPGFNPETRKIHVELEIQAQPPLMRGGQRVELSMRLPEARDTVLLPRAAVVYKYDEYWVTREDGTEVKVVLLSEGPDSTVRVTSPEIKPGDTFLTTQSIF
- a CDS encoding prenyltransferase, which gives rise to MTGHAAPSLARAWFKAARPLSLINLVFPLLMGLALAVQAHSSWSWPFFAGIMLYGWLQQLAIVFLNDYFDYEADSMNRMPTPFSGGSRVLQDGQLAPRRLLRAGLFATGLVLLLGVVLSLAGRPFMAVLFAGGLALLAAYSAPPIRLNYRGGGELLQGLGCGGLLPVIGFYGITGSLAHFPWLLLAPFVVLHTASSVATALPDAPADAMAGKRTLPAMIGPHRAGYVGLALAVFAVGVTPLCEPRMGVWSGVALGLALALLAIAFPRVHRMGNGSGSRRAFIIYIAAMHLACIAYALGFAADAFLIW
- the pnp gene encoding polyribonucleotide nucleotidyltransferase; this encodes MQSNFDATRLTVNAGGKEVILETGRLANQADGAVWVQCGGTVVLVTVVSQPLDRDISFFPLVVDYQEKMYAAGRVPGSFFRREMGRPSERETLCSRLIDRPIRPLFPKGFRDEVQVLATVLSADQENDPDVLAITGASAALHLSQIPFSGPIAGARVAYVDGEFVFNPVGEQIEKSTLNMVLAASEEAVVMVEGAADFVPHEIMSKALEFGQAELQPLLQAQHQLREKVGKAKMEFVPHQDDADLVAAIEELATDDLMKAVTIPEKMARKEARTAVKKKILAALEEDPRFAEKPEVLRHAPDLLGALEKKLVRKRIKEEGVRLDGRDLTTVRKITADVGLLPRTHGSALFARGETKALCVATLGSGRDEQRVETLMGDESKRFMLHYNFPPYCVGEVKMVRVSRREIGHGNLAERAILPILPSAEDFPFTMRIVSEVMESNGSSSMATVCGASMALMDAGVPVTKPVAGIAMGLIKEGDEYYVLTDILGDEDALGDMDFKIAGTEEGITAFQMDIKIAGIPPEVMSRALAQARDARVHILGEMNKILAQPRPELSDYAPQLAIVQVDPEVIRMVIGPGGKNIKQITADTGADVDIEDSGKVSIFAPNKEALEMARERVLYFDQKPEVGETYEGPVKKILEIGAIVEILPGVEGLVHISQLALERVDKVTDVVNLGDTIKVKCLEVLPGGKMRLSRAAVLAEEQGIEFKDNPPRRGGGGRSGDRRGRDDRGPRGGRGGDRGDRGPRGNRND